In Bacillota bacterium, the genomic stretch CCAAAGCGCGCAAGATGCGCGAGGATGGTATCGACGTGCTGTCTTTTGGAGCCGGAGAACCCGACTTCGACACGCCGGAGTTCATCAAGGAAGCGGCAGTTACCGCCCTGCGAGAGGGCTTCACCAGATATACCCCCACCGCCGGCATCGAGCCACTGCGCAAAGCGATTTGCGACAAACTCTGGCGCGATAACGGACTGAAGTACGAGCCCAATCAGATTATCGTTACCTGCGGGGGCAAACATGCTCTCTATAACACCTTTCAGGTCATCTGCGACCCCGGCGACGAGGTGATTATCCCCGCGCCCTACTGGGTGAGCTACCCGGAGATGGTGAAGCTGGCTGACGGCGTGCCGGTGTTTGTCTATGCTGACGAGAGCACCGGCTTTGTACCCACCATCGACGCCATCCGCGAGAAGATAAGTGCGCGAACACGGGCAATCGTGGTGAACAGCCCGTGCAACCCAACGGGCGCGGTGTTCCATCGCCAAAGGCTTAAGGAGATTGCCGCTCTCGCGCTCAGGCATGACCTGTACATCATCTCCGACGAGATATACGAAAAGATGGTGTACGATGGGCATGAACATGTTAGCATCGCCAGTTTGGGTGAGGAAGTCAAGAAACGCACCATCCTGGTCAACGGTATGTCCAAAGCGTACTCGATGACCGGCTGGCGCATCGGTTACGCGGCGGCGGAGCGAGAACTCATTGCCGCCATGACGCGCATTCAGGACCAGTCCACCTCCAACCCCACCTCGATTGCGCAGAAGGCGGCACTGGCAGCGTTGCAAGCACCGGAGGACACGGTGAAGCAGATGGTCGCGGCGTTCGCCGAGCGAAGGCAGGCGATTGTGGACGGATTGAACCGCATCCCCGGCTTCCGTTGCGCCGAACCCGGTGGGGCTTTCTACGCCTTCCCCAACGTGTCGGCTCTCTACGGCAAACGCTGGGGCGACCGTCTCATCAACAACTCCGACGCCTTCGCGGAGTACCTGCTGGAAGTGGCGCGGGTGGCGGTGGTGCCGGGCAGTGGCTTCGGCGCGGACGAGAACATCCGGTTGTCCTACGCCTGTTCGCTGGATACCATCCACAACGGTCTCGCCCGAATCGCCGACGCGGTGCAGGCGTTGCAGGATTAGGACATCGTGTAACCGGAGGGCGAAACTTCCGGTGAGCCGAGAAAACAGGCAACACGGCTCGGCGGGAGCCTCGCCCTCCATGGGGTGCACGGTCTATTGCAGTGGCTCCAGCACCACTTTCTGCAGATTCATGACCGCCCCGCGGGGCATCTCGGTCACCCGAACGGACAGCACCTGCCTGCCGGCAGGCAGGGTCAACTCGCCCAGCGGGAAGTCCCTAAACGCAGTCCACGAGCCGGTGGCTTCGACAACGCCTTCCAGCCGTTGTCTGCCCTCAATGCCGATATGAAACCGGCTTCCCGCGTTCTCCGGCGGGCAGGCATAGGTCACGGTGACTTTATACCTGCCCCGTGCGGGTACGGAAATAGTCCACGTGACGTAATCGGAAGCGTTTGTCCAGAAGCCGATATTGTCTTTGCCGTCGCCCTGCTCGTACCGGGCACTTTGGCCGTGTACCTCGGCATCACGCGCGTGGCACAGAAGTACACCTCGGGCATCTGGCTGGATAACCGAAGCCACCTGCGCAACCACCGGCTTACCCGCTAACTTCAGTTCCACCACCGTCGCGGCGGGGTCTATACGTTTCGGTCTGGAGATGTAAACCACCGTGTAGCCGTTGCCGTTTTGCACATGTTCGGTGCGCACCTTCAGCGGTTCGTTGCCCAGCAGGGCGCGGGCACTTAGCACCTTCGTCTCCAGACCTTCCACGCGCAGGTCGCCATCGGGCCAGGTGAAGACGTGAAGGTACAGCGTGTTGCCTTTGGCGGTGCATCTTCCGTCAAACGACAGCTTGCGGAAAGGGCTCTGGGTGGTGCCGTAGATGCTTTTGTCGTTCACCTTCATCCACTGCCCGATGCGCTGCAGACGCTCCACAATCGGTTCGGGGAATGTGCCCTCAGCGGTCGGTCCCACGTTCAGCAGGAAGTTACCTC encodes the following:
- a CDS encoding pyridoxal phosphate-dependent aminotransferase, which codes for MFISQRAQRTSPSPTLAITAKARKMREDGIDVLSFGAGEPDFDTPEFIKEAAVTALREGFTRYTPTAGIEPLRKAICDKLWRDNGLKYEPNQIIVTCGGKHALYNTFQVICDPGDEVIIPAPYWVSYPEMVKLADGVPVFVYADESTGFVPTIDAIREKISARTRAIVVNSPCNPTGAVFHRQRLKEIAALALRHDLYIISDEIYEKMVYDGHEHVSIASLGEEVKKRTILVNGMSKAYSMTGWRIGYAAAERELIAAMTRIQDQSTSNPTSIAQKAALAALQAPEDTVKQMVAAFAERRQAIVDGLNRIPGFRCAEPGGAFYAFPNVSALYGKRWGDRLINNSDAFAEYLLEVARVAVVPGSGFGADENIRLSYACSLDTIHNGLARIADAVQALQD